The Silene latifolia isolate original U9 population chromosome Y, ASM4854445v1, whole genome shotgun sequence sequence GCAATTAAATTGGGACGAGttgtaagcaaacttagcgttcattaagtcgacttgagcgaaaagctcagataggacagacatctcatgggcagtcagaggcgacacagtaaAGGAGGTGGcctctggaacaggctccaggttgctaccttccgcgggagtggggatgaccctagttgactcagcctctgaggcAGCAAGAAGTTTGTGATGAAACAGTGGAAATGAGACTTTGACTGGACATCGGtagtgctaggagctaagacagactttGACTCAGACTCAAACTTGGACTCCTTCTCATCTTCACTTccttctttgaacatagggccttctccagttgtgatcttgagaatgcggctttggcgatcggtccacttaacAGTTTTCCTCCaaccttgtgtagctttctctgggtcagcatcagagattaaggcagtgGGATAAAACCGGTTATCCTTTAGGGCAATTTTGATGATatcctcatagccgaggtgcttgatgttgtcttctccaaagaggagactCACGGCTTGCCCGTCTAGGCACGAggtcgactcagatttggttgacgcagctttggtgttgtcagggatgaagtagcagtcctaaAGACCTCTATGCCCGGGTGTTTGACCTTAGCTACGGGGTCGTAGAATGGCTCCGAAAAGCCGTTGTAGAGCTCAGACTCTCCTTCGGGGACGAAGTAGccattgagagtcagatggtagggacggaggatgactccgtgctttttgcgcttccgtattagAAGATTCatttcctggatatcttcatcggatGGTTCGTAGCCTAGCCTGAAGGAGttgttggggaccttggcctgtttTATGGGAGGCAAGCtgttcttcagtggattgagaggtaggcccgggaaataaccctggcgtaacaaaatgcggttgactgtgaggtttgAGAATGGGGCATAATCAAAGGGTGCTAATTCATTgattagggcattcacagcttagaatccccacatttcgctatcgtcctcttcaatgacccgagaggctattccctttttcgtgatagccttgatcggggatgcaggaattgtgattgttttcccgttgaaagggaccctgattttctgatgaagggttgaggtgacggccttggcggcgtgaatccagggccgtcccagaagcatgttgaaagaggcgtccatatcgaccacctgaaaactggcttgtctttccaggggtccagttgcaatggtcaagATGATAAGCCCCGCGACCTTACGATGAGTTCCATCATAGGCACGTACTCCTTGATTAGTTGGGACCCAGTCTGCTTCTTTAATACCCAGTTTATAAGCCGACTTGAGGGAAATGACATTGACCCCaaatccgtcatccactagaaccataggcacattattcttgaggcattgcacagtgatgtatagggctaggttatgattggctctaaatggagggatatcctcatcagagaagatgaccaggttgctcaggtcggggacatcccttgtcatgtgcgcTACCCCTTCTTCAGAGGAagaggtagagggaactgtcaaaTTTCCCAAAGCATGTAAAAAAGCCAGCTGATTTTCGAATGATGTAGCGATCAGTTAccaaattgagttttttttttttttttttggtgaagggtAAGTATATTAATAAAGAATAAGCTCCAACAATTACATATGCGTCCTATAGGATATAAACAACATAATACAAAAATATCTCAACCATTCTAATTTCCTACACTATCTATCCATACTTGGTCACGCTGTTTCAAGATATGATGATTCCTCTTGCTCCATCGTTGCTTGATGCTATTGACAAGCTTAGTAACCAGAAACTCAGGCCTAATAATCTGCGCATGAAGTCTTGCTATATTCCTAGGATGCCAAGTCTCATACGTGAGGCTAACAAAGCAAGCACAAACAAACTTACTCTGCAATTTACTCCTTCCTCTACCAGAAGCATACCAGTGATCAAAAGCCTGCGGAGGAAAGATGATTCTCAGTCTCTGATGCAGCACTCTGATACACTTGGTACTGAGGTCACAGTTATAGAAAAGATGTCCATGAGTTTCAGGGGCAGCTGCACACAGAAAGCATGTGTCATCCTGACCAAAACCCATTCTAATGATCCTATCCCGAGTTAAGAGCCTCTGAAGCCTGCTTGCCCAATAAATGAAGGAAGTTCTAGGCAGGTTCAGACTGTTCCAGCAAACATATCTCCACTGAACTTTAGGACTTGGTGGCATTAACCATTTATAACCTCCAGCAACAGTATAAGGTTGTGAACTATTAAGCCAGAGATTATCAGTGTAAGCATTCTTAAAAGTAGCATTAATTTGGCTAATATTCTTCCAAGACCAGCTGCAGTCCTGAGGTGCAACATAGTCTTGCCAATTCTGATCTTTCATATAAACGTGATTAACCCAACGCACCCATAAGTGATCTTTTTTTTGTTGCAAGCCACCAAGTATACTTCCCTAACAAAGCTTTATTCCACAATTTAGAATTCTTTATTCCAAGCCCCCCTCTTCTTTGGGTTTGCAGCAAGTATCCCAATGCACATTAGGAGCCCTAGAGTAGGAATCTTTTCCCTCCCACAGAAAAGTCCTACAAAGAGAATCAATCCTTTTCATTACTCCATTAGGAATGAGGAATATTGTTGCCCAGTATGAGTGCAAAGAAGTGAGGACAGCATTCACAAGGACCAGTCTCCCAGCATAAGAGAGATGCCTGGTCCCCCAAGCACGAATTCTTGCCATGATTTTATCAGTAAGCTTAGCACAATCATTTTTGGTTAACTTTTTAGAAGAAATGGGCACTCCAAGGTATTTGAATGGTAGAGTACCTCTTTTGAACCCAGATATCTGAATGATATTATCAATGACACACCCAGTCACACCATTAAAGTAAATATCAGTTTTCTCATTGTTGAGACACAATCCAGATGAAGCTGAGAAAGTAGCAAACCCCCTCAGCATCCACATAATGGCAGCTTCAGTCCCTTTACAAAAAAGAAGGAGGTCGTCTGCAAAAAGCAAGTGGTTGATCTTGATATGTCCACACATAGGATGATATCTAAAACCATCTTGATTAGCAACTACACCCAGAATTCTTGAGAGATACTCCATACATAGGGTAAAGATAAGGGGAGAAAGGGGGTCCCCTTGTCTTAGCCCTCTTCTGTCTTTAAAGAATCCAAAAGAACTCCCATTGATAGCAAGAGAATAAGAAGGTGTAGTTATGCAAACCATCACAATCTTGATAAAGTTCTGTGGAATTCTCATTGCTGTGAGCATTTGTTCCACAAAGTCCCATTCTACAGTATCATATGCCTTCCTGAGGTCTATCTTAATTAGGCATCTGGGGGAGGCTGCCTGCCTATTATATAACCTCACCAAATCTTGGCAAATGAGCACATTATCCACAATATTTCTCCCCTTGATGAATGCTCCTTGACTACTACTAATGATATCAGGAAGAACTTCACTTAGTCTATTGCAAAGAATTTTGGCAATGCTTTTGTAGAGGATGTTACAACAAGAAATGGGTCAATATTCTAGCACAGAGACAGGATGTTTGACCTTAGGAATAAGTGTAATAGTATCGGTATTGATTTGTTTAAGAAGTTGAGCAGTAGAGAAGAAGTCCGGCACTGCATTGATAACATCCTCTCCCACCACCTCCCAGGCATCCTTGTAGAATTGGCTTGAAAATCCATCAGGACCAGGGGATTTTGTGGCAAGAATGGAGAATATGCTACTTTTGATTTCCTCCCTCGTCACAGGCTTAAGTTAGATCTGGTGATGCTGTGTATTAATGAGCTTACCAGTTCTGACAGTAGGAAAGTGCACAGGTGCTGTACTCTTACAAGTACCCAGGAGTGGCTCATAATAGTCCAGGAAAGCATGTTCAACATCTTTGAAATTGGAATGAAGTATGCCATCTTTATCCTTAATTTGAAGTACTTTGTTTTGCATCTATCTGGCATTGATTTGGGAGTGAAAGAACTGGGTATTTTCATCACCTTCTTGCAGCCAATTGATTTTTGCTTTTTGACTCAAGAAGCTATGATAAGCATTACTCATGTGCCTATAGTCATCAGATGCTTCCTGTTCTTCAGCAAGGATGACCAAGTTAGTAGGATCAAGGTTCATCCTCTCTTGTAAGTTATGAAGTCTGAGTTTAGCAATTCCCGCAGCTTTGCCTATATCAGAGTAGCCATGCCTGTTTAATTCTCTCAAAGGCTTCTTAAGAGCTTGCAGTTTTTTAACAACCTTAAACATTGCAGTACCAGCTATGGGAGACTTCCACTTCTCATGGATTAGAGCTTTAAAGTTAGGGTCCTGCCCCCACATACAAAAGTATCTAAAATTATGCTTTCTTTGAGGAACAGCCCTCCTATAGCACAGACAAGGATTATGATCATACAATCCTTCAGGTAGGAAATAAGCATAACATTCAGGGTACTGTTGCATCCAATCAATATTTACCATGAACCTATCAAGATGAGAGAAAACCCTGGAATTGGGTTCATGCTTGTTGTTCCATGTATATCCTCCCTGTCCTTTGATATCTACTATTCCACAATAATCCACACAATCCCTAAAGTCAGATATATCACTCCACAAAACAGGTCTTCCTTCTCTTTCATTAAAATGTAGTAGACTGTTGAAATCTTCACATATACCCCAGGCTCCAGTGTGATTGTCCTTAATAGCCCTCAAATCCCTCCATAATTCCCTCCTATAAATTTCATCATTGTTGCCATAAACTACAGTGAATAAGAAACAATCACCAGAAGATGTTTCCTCCACTCTAAAAATAATTTGTTGGGAAGACATGTGAACAAGGTTAACATTGAAAGATGAGTTGATCCACAAATTGATTTTTCGGCCTTCACCTtttgcagttgtttaaggatcgagtttttGGGAACCCtgggttgagtgtccatgtccgGGACGACTTAGTCATTTGTTGTTGGATAGGCTGTTGAAATGTTCGGATTctggtaggggcgtccggaccgggtgagctgaccgatctctttttcttgttttccctTTCCTGGAACAATGTAGACATCCTCGGaatcatctctccagataccgttgatttcgggatcgcgagggtacctcggaggggtattcctcgacgggtagtttttgtaggggaagttcttgtgggggtagtttttgtggggttgattattgtgggagCAATCCTATCTGGTCATTggagttttgggtgcttggaggaccctcccttggacgtggtgttggtgttggtgggttgaaaattgataccgtcgtcaggtagcaaaaataaatacctagctactactaacggatgttagcggtaagtagggtcgatctccacagggaggcggtcattatctacttgtctattcggtctctCTACGGTCACAAGttggggggtttgaaatgtttgaactaaactaaataagataaaggtaagagaaataaggataagagaaattagcaagagaaagaggaaactaggatgtcggttcatcaatgaacgtcagtcaattgtAGTTaaagtcacagattagtcgatgtgtcggtctaaggggaaacgaatatctcctttcggtctcaattcgccctaaattGCTATaagcttaacttccgccctcactaaagcatcctattgctcactgcaggtctcaccccttccaaccttccggtctaggtcaaggcttaccaaagttaaataaactaattgcgtcgactcaactagcaggatacaattatagcagtgattaacaacatagactaaaataACTACAacaaatctataaacctaattagcaattaacaacagtccatcgaatcacctaatcctagtagagaaattagctagacataataaagggaaTAGCAAATGGTAAAAGAATAAACATTACATAAAGAGAGGAAAAGAGAGAGGAGAATTACAGAGTAAAATCCGGAAAGCAGAGAACAGTATAAAAGTAACAGGGAAAAAGTATTGTAAAGTAGTGTATGAGATAGGGAAGAGaattacaaatgacatccctcttcctatttataagaaaataaaacttttatttaacctaatgacggattaaagtTAAAAAGGCCCGAGTCcagtagaaaccactcgatcgagcccttttaaactactcgatcgagtaaaataaagctcaaaccactcgatcgaatagaaaatctactcgatcgagtaaaccctaaaattcaactactcgatcgagtagaaaaaggactcgaacgaacataattgtactcgatcgagtactttccagcgaacaattcctgcttcgcacactgaacttcaaacggctgccatttcttcgttacttggtcaaacagggcgattccggtgatGTTGGAAACCTAAGAGAACAAAATTTCATCCCCATTTAAAATTACCTGAAAATacattgtagaactcgagatatggcttttcaaattaggcactaacaatttgaagttcttcctttgctcgcctagctattttTCTTCTTTGctcatctcaaaatagctacattcccgctccaaattcactcttcctccaaatgcatgctaaacggacggtaaaaggctcgatttcactactttctagtccattcctgcaaatagaacaaaacaaaccaaagtagcatattcaggGCATTTCATAGCTTTAAACTACGATaatagtgttggaatatgtgtcctccgacaataatgcgatcacaattgtcaatcatattgatcacatgtttaaatctcattttaagaatacgtaaaggatgattcattttatagtcaactgatcaacattaatcggtaacgattggcttgctagagtttaacgttactgtcgtgggacggtggtggtcagttgatcccttaaggtcacacctaaaggatgatgcccttatctgtaaagttgattaagtgtatgatgatacaagttgatcaattccttaaagttgaataattcatttgtgagagagaatattgatatcttattgtaatgggattaaataagatttattttagtaattgaaaagacgtgttactaaaattgtttattgtttgtgaaacaatagagatatgaatgaatggttaattataattacaagatgtgtgtgaattataattagatgacccattttatttatgtgatcaagtaccactagtcaatttattgtatgtaatttaattaatttataaaatgatatttatgtgataaatatgcattaaattaattaataacatgtaacatgctacatgtgacatattgtgtgacaattgacaaattgacaaaataaaatgatagtctattttatggaggatggaccgaaatatggaaggagtgttagtgggttttggttgttttattttatttaataaaatggcatgatgatgcctacctacaactagctttacacctactcttacacatcttacacatcttacacatcttttcttgtgaagacaaaaagagaaaagaagatgCCCTTAGTTGGACTACTCCAACCGTGCTCCTCCTTCACTTTAAGAGAGAATTAGTTCTCTTATTTCATTCTTACATTATCACATGCAAAGTTCATGCATtattctcttttctctctttaatctttatcaaaacatgatatttttgatccaaattgttcataaaagattactaaaattattaatgtaatatatgagtgttagtaatgaATTTTAAgataaactactaaactaatatctagcttatattatttagtggggataagggataatcttgggtgcaatcaagaggagaatctctactttcggatttttggaggatcatcctaatattcagtatagctcaagaacaagtgaggtaggagacttcatttgtgcccatatagccgaaaatacaattgtaaggaaccgatttttctTCAGCCTTGTATttgatttgcatgcataagatctttaagtttttatgactaaaacattaaacctaaaatatgtgatatttaaaatatgatttctaacaagtggtatcagagccttaggttgtttccatgcaaatcggttatagtttttccgagttatacgattaacaaataaaacttataaatttgtgtttattgtgatatatcacgaaataaattatgcatgttaaattttctggtcctaagtgatttttaggacattttggtttatttatggattttattgttcattttatataatattggcattaaaatgtgatttttatgataaaaatatcatttttggacgaaaattagctaaacttcgatttttcaagTGGTTTTTGGGTATGTTTTCAAATAtgttatctactgatggcctgtaaattttcataataaaatgcgttgttatgctcgaaatatggatttttcaagttaaaatcaaatttaaatggaaaaataggctaatatgagtaatatttcgaatttggtcatagaaatttagtatgttgtcatatgcaattttacaagatgtgtgtaaaataattggctataatgaagtctttatgcatgatttatgaatttttgatgaaaaataacataaatagtgactttaattattgaaaaattgctaaaacatactccatgactaaggaaaaacgtcacatgttgcattttatcacctatttcagatctaaaagtgaaaagttgataaaaataatttttctcctatttttatggtgataattgttaaaatcgataaaccgcaacattgttttcctcgataaattttcgaaatttttaacctaagttttgaatattatgagtgtcatggttttttttccagaatgttcatgagtttaaatttcaaagtttgaaattttttaaaatttatatgatttatttgaagtttatggcattttattgtaattttgagtccatttatgaacaattttaagaaatctaggttaattattgtcaaatgttagtggagactaattttgagtcctaagaaggttaaggtaattaacttgtacataaatatgattttatgtaattattgtgattttaaaaggttaaatcacgcaaatccgtaaaaaccgattaatatacgatattggctccttaaaggcgatgtagcataaaattgggcatgtttatacatattataatgctgaattttatttatgattgtcgtaattttattttatgtaatttttgaattatgtaattttacttagtatggccttagtttttaattgatattgcccgaaatgtatgggaatatcgattcggttgtaatttattgtgatctagtatcaccgttttgtaatttaatagatttattttattttaattacaaatgtataataggaaattatgtaatttgttatgtaatttatttattccggagttccttgaagacggtgccactcgagaaggcgatccatcaaagagaatgttgccttgaaatgcgtgccaagaacgAAGTTCAAGAGACcataggagttggtttccgaatttgtaatagtttattagatttactattttaggaaggccatactaggattttatatttatgctttgcattttatttatatatgttgcatgcatcgctaaatcgccataactaaacatgcattttaaatcaagtttatcgaccgtgtcaattacacttatcgtagttcaccgctttagttcacttaaaacgtgatagataataaattgacatgacctcttgctaaaataaacaattgagacttagccttaccaaaaagtagaaaccatgaaaacctatttcatgagggagtgcgctcggccacaccggggtacaaaccttgttacgtaggggaagtgggtgataaatgtctattcaacgaattcatgttgataagggatgaatcggctacaccgtgccgaagttgatgtggatttggatcatggacacatttattcgaaatttgggttgaactcaacaaaagtattgataagggatgaatcagccacaccgtgcccttatcggacgtgttttgggctaaagataaatgttaatgtaatattatcgaccaagagttctaaaagtagaatcgattaaagagttaatccaccgagttatattgataagggatgaatcggtcacaccgtgcccaagttaatatgaatttggatcttggaatcatttatcatagttgggtagaggtcactatgtaaatactTTActtattatttacaagtattaataaaacgataaatgttaagttttccactattccgttatcatattgttctatttctttaccacaattcatatacgatatcatttcgatttttgattcaaatctccattaaaacatcgtaactaaagacaaaatttgaatttttcttctaaaaacctcgtattatgcattgtaaggatctcttgtgaagagtatagataaaagttattcgtgatcaaaagggtttttgatccttgactaacatatctacttacaatgaaatgtttctcatatccttaattaagttaagtactttgaaacgttacatcattttggtaactagatttgtttgaaatcaaaattgaccaaaataccgcaaccacttcaatgaaagtttttagactaaacaaacgaatgaagagtagtcttcatgaatttcaatttttgcttctcctagcaaagactcattgaaataagtgggagcattctcttaaaccgttaagaaaaggataaggttttaaagaagtaaaattagaatggaattgatacaaggtaatgttaaaagtaaagttattgagaataacgatactaaacctatcaatcccgaccgataaagtttccattgtcttaattattggacgctagaaaggaaactaccccaaattattgaagaatcaacaagttagttgtgggacatctaatgggaccttcttctttaaatgtttatttgattgacataaattttgctaatactaattcgtcaatattagaaaccgatggtggttttcatcattgtatttgatacactactacaaatttaggcaactacaacgcccctttaacaacgattattcacgaaaatcacaatagacgttgtagaatgtatggcgcgaattttactaaaatcaattacaacgggtatagttataaaaaccgttgttattatttttaacaacgggtcacacatgcggaaccgttgttaataatttggcgcaaaattggcgcaaagttagtgaaaagtaatcacaacggttacttttgaaacccgttgttaaaacatatttaacaacgggtgttttttacaaccgttgttaaaacttatttcacaacggttgttgtttaataaccgttgtcaataccttccatactataaaccacacaaacagaagtctgcttgcccacaaaacacaacccttaatacacaaacacaaacacagcagacaaacaaacacaaaacacatacacactctctttctctctttctctatttctctctttctcatcgtcgctttatcttctcgccgtcattgtgatttcatcgtctattacgttctgtatttatcaggtaaatctcgccgtcctttgcatcatcgtcattattttctttttctatttatttcttttgcatatatgtgtttttatcgaccattatgttatttgtttaagtattgttcgcataattagttactaaaacaatgaagaagcaagatgaagaagtaagataaacataattaatatatatatatatatatatttataaatacataaattaaaaaaaaattacatatgtaaaaatgcaattcttatattttcatggaggatcttattgtgctctatcgtatccatcctctcctccttggctatttggaggttccgttcagcatttgctatatcgtcatatagccgcaatcgctttgctccgtcaagccatcttctttggcgtgcttcagtgcggatcgagcttccgcaaggtagctcctgaaactttcctcaatatggaggaaccggcggatgaagttgttgttgttctcgatcatggtaagagtctttaggatgaaatcattcattttcttagagttttttgagtttgatttgaaagattaagtagagtttgttttaacgtacagttagagtttggagatgaatatatgagataatggaaatgttagttgagatatgcaatgtatttatactaagcaatgtgtgggttgagttaattgctttttaattaatatatatgttaggaagttgtgccataatcatcatcatctctctcaataatgctgcttcaaatcctattactaacccttctcattccatattatccgttcatatgtacagtgaatgtcagtaataatgcatgcattggaattctaacaggccgtaattatgcatgcatctagtaatatttaatttatttttttttttattttttaagaacaaacaacaacggttattttaaaacaacccgttgtctttagttataacaacggttttgtatattacaacccgttgttataactttccccccaaaattgagtcacactttccacaacgggtttttatacataaaaccgtggttaatagttttaacaacggtttccttaagtaaaccaaccgttgttaaaaccttctacaacggacgctttaacaacgtccacttttttatataacaacggtttttgaccgttgttatagcctgtatctgtagtagtgatacataggatgattagaatatgacgactagcaacaatgatgttgagagatagagtcattgtgtactcaatctagtttttgggtttgaagttatacttaattgtgactattaagtgc is a genomic window containing:
- the LOC141631142 gene encoding uncharacterized protein LOC141631142, with the protein product MKDQNWQDYVAPQDCSWSWKNISQINATFKNAYTDNLWLNSSQPYTVAGGYKWLMPPSPKVQWRYVCWNSLNLPRTSFIYWASRLQRLLTRDRIIRMGFGQDDTCFLCAAAPETHGHLFYNCDLSTKCIRVLHQRLRIIFPPQAFDHWYASGRGRSKLQSKFVCACFVSLTYETWHPRNIARLHAQIIRPEFLVTKLVNSIKQRWSKRNHHILKQRDQVWIDSVGN
- the LOC141631143 gene encoding uncharacterized protein LOC141631143, with amino-acid sequence MSSQQIIFRVEETSSGDCFLFTVVYGNNDEIYRRELWRDLRAIKDNHTGAWGICEDFNSLLHFNEREGRPVLWSDISDFRDCVDYCGIVDIKGQGGYTWNNKHEPNSRVFSHLDRFMVNIDWMQQYPECYAYFLPEGLYDHNPCLCYRRAVPQRKHNFRYFCMWGQDPNFKALIHEKWKSPIAGTAMFKVVKKLQALKKPLRELNRHGYSDIGKAAGIAKLRLHNLQERMNLDPTNLVILAEEQEASDDYRHMSNAYHSFLSQKAKINWLQEGDENTQFFHSQINAR